One genomic segment of Luteitalea sp. includes these proteins:
- the ubiE gene encoding bifunctional demethylmenaquinone methyltransferase/2-methoxy-6-polyprenyl-1,4-benzoquinol methylase UbiE yields MTAAVGQGRGTGGDPSAASPLLGKKPREIARMFDAIAGRYDLLNHLLSGGLDLYWRARAVGALQLTGHEVVLDLCTGTCDLALGLCRRGRARRVVGVDFSAEMLRVGLGKVRAKREERRVPLLRGDAMRIPLADASVDAVTMAFGLRNVEVPATALAEVARVLRPGGRIAILEFGAPRMPVVRSLYFWYFRHVLPRIGRLVSRHRNAYTYLPASVDAFVPPEEVAAAIESQGLSAVRIVQLSLGVVYMYAAAKLTAEPRAA; encoded by the coding sequence ATGACTGCCGCCGTGGGGCAGGGGAGGGGGACCGGTGGGGACCCATCAGCAGCGAGTCCCCTGCTCGGCAAGAAGCCCCGTGAAATCGCTCGCATGTTCGATGCGATCGCGGGGCGGTACGACCTGCTGAATCATCTGCTCAGCGGCGGCCTGGACCTCTATTGGCGCGCGCGCGCCGTCGGCGCCCTGCAGCTCACGGGTCATGAAGTCGTGCTCGATCTCTGCACGGGCACGTGCGACCTGGCGCTCGGCCTGTGCCGCCGTGGTCGCGCGCGCCGTGTCGTGGGCGTGGATTTTTCCGCGGAGATGCTACGTGTGGGCCTGGGGAAAGTACGCGCGAAGCGGGAGGAGCGCCGCGTGCCGCTCCTCCGCGGTGATGCCATGCGCATTCCCCTTGCGGACGCGAGCGTCGACGCGGTGACGATGGCGTTCGGTCTGCGTAACGTGGAGGTGCCGGCGACCGCTCTGGCGGAGGTGGCCCGGGTGCTGCGTCCGGGGGGGCGGATCGCCATTCTCGAGTTTGGGGCGCCACGCATGCCGGTCGTGCGATCGCTGTATTTCTGGTACTTTCGGCACGTCTTGCCGCGCATTGGTCGGTTGGTGTCCCGCCATCGCAACGCCTACACGTATCTGCCGGCGTCGGTCGACGCCTTTGTTCCACCTGAAGAGGTGGCTGCGGCAATCGAGTCGCAGGGCCTGTCAGCAGTTCGTATCGTCCAACTGAGTCTTGGCGTCGTCTATATGTACGCCGCGGCGAAGTTAACCGCCGAACCACGCGC
- a CDS encoding UbiX family flavin prenyltransferase: MSTNIAVAITGASGALYGVRTLAALLERGCAIDLIVTDFGRRLLRDELGDEAAVDRLAAYLVSRYGERVNDGGLTLHSNKDLGARIASGSGGAEAMVVVPCSMKTLAGIAHGLSRNLVERAADVMLKERRRLVVVPRETPLSLPQLRNMLLCGEAGALVLPAMPAFYQLPRTLDDLADFMAGKVLSALGFDHDLYPRWEPR, translated from the coding sequence ATGTCCACTAACATCGCGGTCGCCATCACGGGTGCCAGCGGAGCGCTCTACGGCGTGCGCACGCTTGCCGCGCTACTCGAGCGTGGCTGCGCCATCGATCTCATCGTCACCGATTTTGGTCGGCGGCTGCTACGGGACGAGCTCGGCGATGAGGCGGCCGTGGATCGTCTCGCGGCATACCTCGTGAGTCGGTACGGCGAACGGGTGAACGACGGCGGGCTGACCTTGCACAGTAACAAGGATCTCGGCGCACGCATTGCGAGCGGCAGCGGCGGCGCAGAGGCGATGGTCGTCGTTCCCTGCTCGATGAAAACGCTCGCGGGCATCGCCCACGGTCTGTCGCGCAACCTCGTCGAACGTGCTGCGGACGTCATGCTGAAGGAGCGCAGGAGGCTGGTGGTGGTTCCGCGGGAGACGCCGCTCAGCCTGCCGCAGTTGCGAAACATGCTCCTGTGCGGTGAGGCGGGCGCGCTGGTGCTCCCGGCCATGCCGGCCTTTTATCAGCTTCCGCGCACGCTCGACGATCTCGCCGATTTTATGGCTGGCAAGGTGCTGTCGGCGCTCGGCTTCGATCACGATCTCTATCCGCGCTGGGAGCCACGATGA
- a CDS encoding 4-hydroxybenzoate octaprenyltransferase → MAIMRWATRIRTYLSFVRVSHSVFALPFALVGALLASRYEPLTWHRVLWIVVAMVGARSAAMAFNRLVDARFDALNPRTSMRELPSGALSWAEASAFLAVATGVFVYAAWQLGPMCLALSPLALAIVFWYSLAKRYTWATQLFLGLALAVAPVGGWIAAGGHMAWEPLLLALAIGAWVAGFDILYACQDLQFDRTYGLHSIPVRYGIRTALQISRGLHVVAVLFLGVLGVVTQLGPIYFAGVIAVGLLLAYEQSLVSIDDLSQVKRAFDLNGYVGILYLLTTGVSLYVH, encoded by the coding sequence GTGGCAATCATGCGTTGGGCAACCCGCATCCGTACGTACCTGTCGTTCGTGCGGGTCAGCCACTCAGTATTCGCACTGCCGTTCGCGTTGGTTGGCGCGCTGCTGGCGAGTAGGTACGAGCCGCTGACGTGGCACCGTGTGCTGTGGATCGTGGTGGCCATGGTTGGCGCGCGCAGTGCCGCCATGGCGTTCAACCGCTTGGTCGACGCTCGCTTCGATGCCCTGAACCCGCGGACGTCGATGCGGGAGCTGCCAAGCGGCGCGCTGTCGTGGGCCGAGGCTAGCGCATTTCTGGCCGTGGCGACTGGTGTGTTCGTGTACGCTGCGTGGCAGCTTGGCCCCATGTGTCTTGCGCTCTCGCCGTTGGCGCTCGCCATCGTCTTCTGGTACTCGCTCGCGAAGCGATATACGTGGGCGACGCAGCTCTTCCTGGGATTGGCGCTTGCCGTTGCGCCGGTAGGTGGTTGGATCGCCGCCGGTGGGCACATGGCGTGGGAGCCGCTGCTGCTTGCGCTCGCCATCGGCGCCTGGGTGGCGGGCTTCGACATCTTGTATGCGTGCCAGGATCTGCAATTCGACCGCACTTACGGTCTCCATTCAATCCCTGTGCGCTACGGCATCCGGACCGCTTTGCAGATCTCCCGAGGGCTCCACGTTGTTGCCGTCCTTTTCCTCGGCGTGCTCGGCGTGGTGACTCAACTGGGTCCCATCTACTTTGCCGGCGTGATCGCGGTCGGCCTGCTGCTGGCCTACGAGCAATCGTTGGTGTCGATCGATGACCTCTCGCAGGTAAAGCGGGCCTTCGATCTCAACGGCTACGTCGGAATCCTGTACTTGCTCACGACGGGTGTTTCCCTCTATGTCCACTAA